tcaccacatcaaactaattcaactagtttcagagataaatttcaaaaccctgtacttcttgttcttttgtgattaaagcatttttcttttaagagaggtgatggattcataggacattcatagctttaaggcataaacttaaattttattaattatgaactaagaacaagactcaaatatagatataagatgagactaaaataaaaatagaaaacaaagaaaacgcaaaaataggcttctaatgatagaggttttcacagagttaggactcaacaaccttgattttgagaagtggatgctccctcagcttgagaggagagcttttcgcgcttcaactcttggagttcacgcccctgcttctcttgttccttcagcaatttgcagagcatgcagttctgattctgctgttcttccttcagttgctccatagtttcttgcaacttggtgatagatgcttctaggctggaccagtagtcaattcttgggaattcagggaggaattcctgcgccctcctcttgatggagttgtcttgcacttgtccttccattgacttcttggtgattgggtgtttaatgggtatgaactcatctactcccatcttcaccccagcctctttacagagcaaggaaatcaagcttggataggccaatttgagtagaattcctgaaccatgttccttccaacctttgtctcaggattggttagaacttcccatcctctgtttcgaatttgctcttggatccccggatattcatcttctttcagatcaaatttaacttccgggatcactgacctcagacccattattttatgataatggtcttcatgttctttggttaagaacttctcttcattccaaagattctttggattattctctttcttgcctcttaaattggtttgttttcccttaggagccatgatcttgatgaactttggcttagtgatcacggaaaagcacaccaaacttagaggtttgcttgtcctcaagcaaaagagaagagagaagagagggggaggaagagaaaattcgaatggtgtggttggaagaggggaacaaacgtgtatttataaggtggggaggggagttttcgaaaaaaaagaagaatttgaaaggagatttgagaagatatgagaagaaattgagaaaaagggtgaaattttttaacactgtttgtaattgatttgaaacaAATTTGGAAAAAgagtttttatttttgaagatttgaaagtgaatgatgaatgattgaagtgtgattttgtagaaaagtatgggtgagaaaaggaaagtttgaaaaaaatctgatttgaaaacaaaattgtggtccccccaccaagctggcgttaaacgcccagaatggcactcattctggcgtttaacgcccatctgttgccccacttgggcgtttaacgcccagccaggtgccctggctggcgttaaacgccagaaatccaaggcaaaagaggaaaagaaagaataaagttgtgatccaaggcaaaaagagtgtgcttaagaaccctggacacctctaattagggactttagcaaagctgagtcacaatctgaaaaggttcacccaattatgtgtctgtggcatgtatgtatccggtggtaatactggaagacagagtgctttgggccacggccaagactcataaagtagctgtgttcaagaatcatcatacttaactaggagaatcaataacactatctggattctgagttcctaaagaagccaaccattctgaatttcaaaggatagagtgagatgccaaaactgttcagaggcaaaaagctaaaaaccccgctcatctaattaatactgatcttcatagatgtttttggaattcattgcatattctcttctttttatcctaattgattttcagttgcttgaggacaagcaacaatttaagtttggtgttgtgatgagcggataatttatacactttttggcattgtttttagtatgtttttggtagttttagttgagtttttagtatatttttattagtttttagttaaaattcacttttctggactttactatgagtttgtgtgtttttctgtgatttcaggtattttctggctgaaattgaaggttctgagcaaaaatctgattcagagactgaaaaggactgcagatgctattggattctgacctccctgcactcgaagtggattttctggagctacagaagcccaattggcgcgctctcaacggctttggaaagtagacatcctgggctttccagcaatatatgatagtccatactttgcccaagatttgatggcccaaaccggcgttcaaagtcacctcaagaaatcccagcgttaaacgctggaactgacacccaaatgggagttaaacgcccaaactggcataaaagctggcgtttaactccaagaagagtctctacacgaaattgcttcattgctcagcccaagcacacaccaagtgggcccggaagtggatttttatgtcatttactcatttctgtaaaccttaggctactagttatctataagtaggaccttttactattgtattagaagactttggtagctatcttcgttttatgctatcttagatcattgggaggctggccattcggccatgcctagaccttatgcttatgtattttcaacagtggagtttctacacatcatagattaaggtgtggagctctgctgtacctcgagtattaatgcaattactattgttcttccattcaattccgcttgttcttgttctaagatatcacttgttcttcaacttgatgaatgtgatgatccgtgacactcatcatcattctcacttatgaacaaggtgactgacaaccactcttgttctacaagcaaccaaggctctagtgaatatctcttggattcctgattgcacgatgcatggttgatcgcctgacaaccgagtgctcgcctgacaaacgagccaaccattccgtgagatcagagtcttcgtggtataggcaagaactgatggcagcattcaagagaatctggaaggtctaaccttgtctgtggtattctgagtaggattcaatgactgaatgactgtgacgtgcttcaaactcctagcaggcggggcgttagtgacagacgcaaaagtatcgatggatattattccggcctgaccgagaaccgacagctgaattccgctatgctgtgacagagcatatgcaatcgctttcactgagaggatgtgaggtagccattgacaacggtgaaaccctacacgagcttgccatggaaaggagtaagaaggattggatgaagacagtaggaaagcagagagacggaagggaaggcatcttcatgcgcttatctgaagttcctaccaatgaattacataagtatctctatctttatcttttatgctattttcgttcatcaccatatacatttgagtctgcctgactaagatttgcaagatgaccatagcttgcttcatactaacaatctccgtgggatcgacccttactcacgtaaggtattacttggacgacccagtgcacttgctggttagttgtgcgaagttgtgtaatgccatggaattgaactaccaagtttttttggagttcatgaccagggattatgagagttgtgaaaagtattgttcacaatttcgcgcaccagttaCTCAGCTGGaattatcatagaaggagacatcctcattgaagaggataagcccatcaccaagaaaaggatggagcaagcaagagagacccttcacggttctcaagagatgcatgaggaagctcatcatcaagaaatccctgagatgcctcaagggatgcactttcctcctaacaactattgggaacaactcaacacttccttagaagatttgagccacaatgtggaacaattaagggtggaacatcatgagcactccatcattctccaagaaataagagaagactaaagagcaatgagggaggagcaacaaaggcaaggaagagacatagaagagcttaaggacattgttggtccttcaagaagaagacgccactaaggtggattcattccttgttcttatttctctgtttttcggttttttatgttatgtgtttatctatgttttgtgtctcaacttcatgatcattagtgtgtagtaaccatgtcttaaagctatgaataaaatccattaatctttcacctctcttaaatgaaatatgttttaactcaaaagaacaagaagtacatgaatttcgaatttatccttgaatttagtttaattatattgatgtggtgacaatactttttgttttctgaatgaatgcttgaacagtgcatattttttatcttgttgtttatgaatgttgaaattgttggctcttgaaagaatgatgaacaaggaaaaatgttattgatgatctgaaaaatcatggaaattgattcttgaagcaagaaaaagcagtgaatagcaaaagctggcggaaaaaaaatatagaaagaaaaagaaaaagtaagcagaaaaagtcaatagcccttaaaaccaaaaggcaagggtaaaaatgatccaaggctttgagcatcaatggataggagggcccaaggaaataaaatccaggcctaagcggctaaatcaagctgtccctaaccatgtgcttgtgtcatgaaggtccaagtgaaaagcttgagactgagtggttaaagtcgtgatccaaagcaaaaagagtgtgcttaagagctctggacaccactaattggggactctagcaaagctgagtcacaatctgaaaaggttcacccagtcatgtgtctgtggcatttatgtatccagtggtaatattggaaaacaaagtgcttagggccacggccaagactcataagtagctgtgttcaagaatcaacatgcttaactaggaaagtcaataacactatccaaaattctaagttcctaaagaagccaatcattcagaacttcaaaggaaaaagtgagatgccaaaactgtttagaagcaaaaagctacaagtcccgctcatctaattataattaatattcattgatattctggaatttatagtatattctcttctttttatcctaattgatttttagttgcttggggacaagcaacaatttaagtttggtgttgtgatgagcggataatttatacgctttttggcattatttttaggtagtttttagtaagttcaagctacttttagggatgttttcattagtttttatgttaaattcacatttctggactttactatgagtttgtgtgtttttctgtgatttcaggtaatttctggctgaaattgagggacttgagcaaaactctgaaaaaggctgacaaaaggactgctgatgctgttggaatctgacctccctgcactcgaaatggattttctggagctacagaactccaaatggcgcgctctcaatggcgttggaaagtagacatccagagctttccagcaatatataatagtttatactttattcggaaattgacgatgtaacttggcgttgaatgccaagtacatgctactgtctggagttaaatgccagaaaaacgtcatgatccggagttgaacgcccaaaacacgttataacttggagttcaactccaagaaaagtctcagctcgtggatagatcaagctcagcccaagcatacaccaagtgggccccggaagtggacttatgcatcaattacttactcatgttaaccctagtagctagtttagtataaataggataatttactattgtattagacatcttttgacagtttaatcttttgactgtttagcctttgattatttggtctcttgatcattcaaggggctggccattcggccatgcctgaacctttcacttatgtattttcaacggtggagtttttgcacaccatagattaagggtgtggagctctgctgtacctcaagtttcaatacaattattattactttctattcaattctcttttattcttattccaagatatacgttgcacaacactttgatgaatgtgatgatccgtgacactcatcatcattctcacctatgaacgcgcgagattgacaaccacttccgttctaccttaggccgggcgcatatctcttagattccccaacagaatcttcgtggtataagctagaattgatggcggcattcatgagaatccagaaggtctaaaccttgtctgtggtattccgagtaggattccgggattgaatgactgtgacgagcttcaaactcctgaaggctgggcgtgatgacaaacgcaaaagaatcaatggattctactccaacctgattgagaaccgacagatgattagccgtgctgtgacagagcataggaccattttcactgagaggatgggatgtagccattgacaacggtgatgccctacatacagcttgccatggaaaggagtaagaaggattggatgaaagcaataagaaagtagagattcgaaaggattctagcatctccgcacgcctatctgaaattcccactattgatttacataagtatttctatccctttttattttctatttattattaattattcgaaaatccataaaccaatttaatctacctaactgagagttacaagatgaccatagcttgcttcatactaacaatctctgtgggatcgacccttactcgcgtaaggtttattacttggacgacccagtacacttgctggttagttgaacggagttgtgacttcaaatagagccagttattaaatttcatacaagtacaaagagcatggatcacaatttcgtccaccagtagtGATCTAGAAAagaagtataaactattatatattgctggaaagatctggaATTTAGcattccaacgccattgagaatGTGTCAATTGGACCTCTATAACTCAAGAAATGTTTGTTGGAATGCACGGAGTTCAGAACTTGACAGCATCTACTATCCTTTCTTCATCTCTGAACAAGACTTTGCCAATCTTGCTAATTTTTGCTCAAAAatcacctaaaatcatagaaaaatataaaaactcaaTCGTCCAAAAGGTGAATTTTtcactaaaacatactaaaacttcctaaatttaaaaaaatctaactaaaaataatattaaaatgcTATAAAAAAGCGTATAAGAAATCCACTTATTAAGAAGATTGCAAACGCAATCGAAGTAGATGATTTAGTGATGCGAAATGACCTTGGAAAAGAAAATTGTCCAGTTGGGAGTGTTGAAAAGAGTGTTGAAACAACAATGAAGAGCAGAGAAGACCTTGAGGAATTAGGATCAAGGAAGGAAGGTACATTGGTGGAAGATacaaattttatgtttggagAGATTGAGAAGGATTTAGAGGTTTCTAGAGACTCAGAGAAGGATAAGGGGAGCCAGTGTGGTCAGGAAAGGCTAGGAAATAGTTGGAAGAAAACATGGTAGAAAATTCGCATGGAATTTAGCGATGGAATCAGGAGCAGTTTAGTATAATGAGAAAGAAGATATTATGGCCTTTTTCAAGCTCAAAATGAGGCAATTGCACAGAAAAGAAAGCAAGCAAAACAAAAGGAGAAAGCAAGAATGAGCCATCTGAAAAATCGAAATAATGGACAATTAAACAACATTTAGAAAGCCGGACATGAGTGCGTATAAGAAAGGAAGAGCGTAAAAGGTTGGTAATTGATTTTTTTGCTATTATCTGAAATATATAGTTGGAAAGAAATAACAGAATATTCAGGAGTCAAGAAACAGGAGTAGTAGAAGTTATTAACAGATCGTTTATGAGCTACAAAGAGTGGTATGGTGTTGATCCCAATGGTTGTTGAGAACAATAACGGAGATGACTATGGTTTaagttttgtttttctttgttctttattttttattttttattttttattttttgtatttttgttacTCCACCTTATTGTGTTGAGCTCTTTTacttcaaaaaaattattaaaaaaatcatgtGAAATACATATATTATCTATAAATTTTGGGAGAATCTTCATttttcaccaaaaaaaaatttgagaaagaaATATACTTTTGGTCTTTTAGTGATATTTTCATTTTAATGATATGTATTTTCTTAGTTACTACCTTAACATGACATTATCACTTTTAAGAATAGAAAAATGATCAAAGCTAGATCTGAATATTTTTAGAGCTCTTATTACTGGCCCAAGGAAGGTTTCTTTATCATTACTTGTAACTTGGGTGAATAAATTACCAAACTATCATGAAAGCAAAATGAATAAACAGGCAAGCAGATACAAATAAATAAGTAACGACATTGTGACATTGgatttgaatttaattaaacATTTTTGGGGTTTATAAATAGGCTTCACAAGTCATACAGTTTTGCAAGATAACCTAGTCCTCCTATCACTATCATTTTTAATAGTTAGCAGTTTCAACTGAATAGAATCACTAAACACTCACCAAATTAAACGATACATATGGAGACTGTAAGTGAAATTCGTGGTCTAATCATACTTATTTGTTTCTCATTGATCATGCATAGGACAGGAACTTCTGCGGTGAACTACCTAACTCTGGGTTTCACTGAACTTCCACTTAACAGCTCCAATCTTCATAACCACAAGCCTTATAATCTACCCATAAATGCACGATACTGCTTTAAGCACGGAGTGCACAAGTTTTGGTTATACTCCACGGACAAACCTCTTTCCCTAAATAGCACAACAAGGCCAAGATCAGAAATCCGCATTCGAGTAAGAAtaatgttttttaaaaatttataggataaagtatatttttttgtttctaaagttcgtcaatattttaaaaaatattcttaaattttattttgttttaattttgtctttgaaattttttatttgaatcaaataTATTCTTAAATATTTAGAAAGTTTAAAATCAATCCAACAATAATGCATGATAATTATATCTGATTTGCTTATATTGAAGATTGTTCTTGTGAAATTATTATTACTAAATTGatcctaaattttttgaaaaattagctaTTAGGAGTATATTTTATGTAAATCAAAAATTtttaggataaaattaaaacaaaatataacttaagggtatttttaaaacttttaacaaattacaatgacaaaaaatatattttacccatatctatattatatatatccATGCCAAATTTTGCAGTGATAGTTAGTTTTGTCGACAAGATTATACAACTTGTATATCAAAAATCAATCACTAAATTAGCTATCTGTATTAAATACATCTTGAAATATaatatacacattaaaaatgagttaaacaaaaaaatattcatatataattattttcatgtgaagctgttaattgaaaattgttaaataattttattgtttgactaaattattatttaacggctctcaattatcaacttcacataaaaaaaattacaggtgagtatttaatattaaacaatacatattcatatacaaatatataatagttgatttagtaattaatttttaacatgCACATAACATTTGtataaaattagtaaaaataaatttatttgtaGCGGAACTTGAATAAAACTTTTGGAgggataaaaaaattttagcaaaaaaattatacaataatatttatattaaaataaaatttataaatataattatttttaaaatttgttattaatATGTAAGATTGCATATGATTAGAGTTAACAAAAAActaaatttgattttgattaacAAAAACTTTAGTTTAggttaataaattaaactaattttaataataaaatcaactattaattgattataaaattaatagattgattttaaaaataaaaattaattttaaaaaataattgagttttgaaatgaaaaaaatcaattttttacataaaaattatttttttaatttaaaaactttttttctttttaaaaaacaagttttttaattatacaaaatcaattataatttataagttaatttttgacattatttgaacaattaattttatctttaaccGTATCTatttctcaaaaattttaatactatttatttttattattatttttattacaatcaaatataatatattgcaacaaaataaaattttaatttttcaaaaaataaaatattcaaattcatTAATGTAAATAATACTAATACTTCAATGACATTTAAGTAACaatgttaatttaaaaataaaataataattttttattaacaactGGTATTTCTACTAACTATGTTACCATTggtctaaaattaaaataacatataaaatgaAAATGTATAAGAAGATCAGAGGGAatcttttcaattcaatttcaatatacaaaAATAAGTGAATGGTAAAGAATTTAAACACacaaaaataagtgaataataaaaatgaatatTAAACATGAATAAATAAGATGGAAAAACATCAATTTAACcaaatgaattaattttattttctttaatacAAACTACtaaattttttacaaaatttttggAGGGTCATGCCCCTATTATCTTTATAAAGCTCCGTCTCTATTTGTAATTGTTGATGTTAAtggttaaaaattattagataatttaatatatttaactaaattatcatctaatatttttaattattaacttcaAGTCATGAGAACAATTGCACATGAGATTTTAGCAATTCTTTTATCTGATATgtatattaacttttttaatttatttttcaaggGGTACGACTATTCCCATGGGGTCTGGCAATTTGAAGGGTATGGGTTTGTGCCGTATGGCACATCGGGAGTGTGCATCATGCAAGTTTTTGGGGCACATCCGAAGAGAGCCACCACTCTTATGTTGAGAATGATTGACGGTTGGCTTGCATATTATGGGGGTCCATTCCTGGTTCCAAACATGTGGGAGAGATGGTTCCGTTTGAATGTGATCCATGATGTGGAGGCCTCCATCGTGAAGGTTTATGTTGATGGTGTTCAAGTTTTCCAAGCACCTGGTCATGGTGGTTCCTTCCACTACTTCAAATTTGGGCTTTATGCACAACCTAATGCTTCCTACTACATGGAATCCCGCTGGAAAGGAATTAGAGTTCTCAAGAaagattattattaatttttgggTCTTATTTCATAAATTGTTCaagatttatatatattttttgtgtttataTATTTCAtctcatgctttctaaactcttgctataaaaaaataatatagattttgtttatatattgatctaaattaaattttagaaaaaaaaatataggaagataaatttgataaatcagtttcaagtaattttttaattaaagtttATTTAAACTCTTCACTACaaaaatagttaattaaaaTACACTGATATTATGGCAATTTTATAGAAATAGCATAGCTTTTGTTAATTAGTTTATGCTATAATGCTCATATACTTTGGCGATTTTTGTTGAAAGCGTCactatcaatttttttttttttctaaaacttGAGAGGTGATATCGTTGCATATGAGATAGCTAAAGTGACCGTCATATAAGAGGGGTGAAAGTGATGTAATGCAAAGAAAAAATAACTATTTGTATCTATAAATTTTACGAACgctgataaaaatatttattaaataaaaaataatgttgtacttataaaagatgaattttgtataacaaaaatataaaaattttaatttttttttattttttaataaaattcttaaattattcGTATATTTTATCTTCAACCTCAACTCTATTTCTATTTCTATATCTTCTTTCTCTTATCCCAAATTTTCATAATCTTTTATTGCTATtgaattttctaaatttttgttTGCTTTTTTATCGACACTATTTCTGTCTTCCACCACTGTGTGGACCTTCCTCCAGCACCgaaattttttccaaaaattctcTATAGTCACCAGTATATAAAATTGGTGTTGCAAACTCACGTCTCTTTCGATACCTCCATCGAAAGCTTTGGCTCGCAAATCATCAGAAGCAAGCATTCCAGTA
This sequence is a window from Arachis stenosperma cultivar V10309 chromosome 10, arast.V10309.gnm1.PFL2, whole genome shotgun sequence. Protein-coding genes within it:
- the LOC130958052 gene encoding citrate-binding protein-like; the protein is METVSEIRGLIILICFSLIMHRTGTSAVNYLTLGFTELPLNSSNLHNHKPYNLPINARYCFKHGVHKFWLYSTDKPLSLNSTTRPRSEIRIRGYDYSHGVWQFEGYGFVPYGTSGVCIMQVFGAHPKRATTLMLRMIDGWLAYYGGPFLVPNMWERWFRLNVIHDVEASIVKVYVDGVQVFQAPGHGGSFHYFKFGLYAQPNASYYMESRWKGIRVLKKDYY